A genome region from Arachis duranensis cultivar V14167 chromosome 8, aradu.V14167.gnm2.J7QH, whole genome shotgun sequence includes the following:
- the LOC107460624 gene encoding uncharacterized protein LOC107460624 isoform X1, with amino-acid sequence MEIGTKKMKVDKEMLNLNDVVSIVSKNCRCNELEERSKKAEGRCAELEFELQRKHSQCEALEAKLKALGADKFAAEEELKVLTVSSEKHKEEKQISYEKERGEATIDSLTDDNEVVQLMIENKVLECEKKRAESEAEVWKDNYKKMELRAIQLELGRGHERNEKQEASNWTTATVGSHQGPISNSRFHPARQARKQLKFLNEESPCKRMAPSTPLGAKPASVCVIDITDSDDEPNIIQTSPVLTQGGGNISVPTCFVAEIEKMSNIDGGNNEKDLSAGEDVPFVATLKRKRTCNVVTSESEHDDANDCDDDDDDDDDDMPISKLKRMHIPKAGSEQVKCDINSSATTTTFAYNKTIGTATPRRRLVPLRKCAREQECKKSSNRSKKAKHRESIATNSCESEEDLSDSEDEGLSDFIVDDSDVSNCDDASSKSHTVSNDDGDSDTSNSQDVPDDDSCSDSQEETDRKVDFGMILSQIQRRKDHKSKWEYEADMLAAFGKDPELCMKAVCALYLQQTSEEQMSRGSMYSNQRGFSKFDAHRGSTLAEFLTNGDPLGGLKKSVKELKEYDPQAVELCRTLANRYSRQLYEIYKNKECPFFS; translated from the exons ATGGAGATAGGTACAAAGAAGATGAAAGTCGATAAAGAAATGCTAAACCTCAATGACGTGGTCAGCATTGTGTCAAAAAATTGTCGGTGTAACGAATTGGAAGAGAGAAGCAAGAAAGCTGAAGGGAGGTGTGCTGAGTTAGAATTTGAGCTTCAAAGGAAACATAGTCAATGTGAAGCACTCGAAGCTAAACTTAAGGCACTGGGAGCAGATAAATTTGCTGCTGAAGAGGAGTTGAAGGTTTTGACGGTTTCTAGTGAGAAGCACAAAGAGGAAAAACAAATTAGctatgaaaaagagagaggggaAGCAACAATTGACAGCTTGACAGATGATAATGAGGTTGTTCAGCTAATGATTGAAAATAAGGTTTTGGAATGTGAGAAGAAAAGGGCCGAGAGTGAGGCTGAGGTATGGAAAGATAATTACAAGAAAATGGAATTACGGGCCATACAATTGGAGCTAGGAAGGGGCCATGAAAGAAACGAGAAACAGGAAGCAAGCAACTGGACTACTGCTACAGTTGGTTCACATCAAGGACCAATCTCAAATTCTAGATTTCATCCGGCAAGACAAGCCAGAAAACAGTTGAAATTTCTAAATGAAGAGAGTCCCTGCAAAAGGATGGCTCCATCCACGCCTCTTGGTGCAAAACCTGCTTCAGTATGTGTAATTGATATCACTGACAGTGATGATGAACCTAATATTATCCAAACCTCACCTGTACTAACTCAGGGTGGTGGAAATATTTCTGTTCCAACATGTTTTGTAGCCGAAATTGAAAAGATGTCTAACATTGATGGTGGAaacaatgaaaaagatttgagtgCTGGTGAAGATGTTCCTTTTGTTGCCACCCTTAAGAGGAAACGAACTTGTAATGTTGTCACAAGTGAGTCTGAACATGATGATGCCAACGattgtgatgatgatgatgatgatgatgatgatgatatgcCGATTAGTAAGCTTAAGAGGATGCATATTCCGAAAGCAGGATCAGAGCAAGTTAAATGTGACATTAATAGTTCGGCGACAACTACTACTTTTGCATATAACAAGACTATAGGCACTGCAACACCTCGACGGCGCCTAGTGCCTCTTAGAAAATGTGCAAGAGAACAAGAGTGTAAAAAGTCTTCAAATAGATCTAAAAAGGCCAAACATCGAGAAAGTATCGCAACAAATTCTTGCGAATCAGAGGAAGATTTGTCAGACTCTGAAGATGAAGGCTTGAGTGATTTTATTGTTGATGATTCCGATGTATCTAATTGTGATGATGCATCAAGCAAGTCGCACACTGTATCTAACGATGATGGAGACTCTGATACCAGTAACTCACAAGATGTACCTGATGATGACTCATGCTCTGATTCCCAGGAAGAAACTGATAGGAAAGTGGACTTTGGGATGATACTATCACAAATTCAGAGGAGGAAAGACCACAAATCGAAGTGGGAGTATGAAGCTGACATGCTTGCAGCATTTGGAAAGGATCCTGAACTGTGTATGAAGGCTGTCTGTGCTCTTTATCTACAACAAACATCTGAGGAACAGATGAGCAGGGGATCAATGTATTCCAACCAGCGGGGATTCAGCAAGTTTGATGCTCACAG AGGTAGTACTTTGGCTGAGTTCCTCACTAATGGAGATCCTCTTGGTGGTTTGAAGAAGAGTGTGAAGGAATTGAAGGAATATGATCCCCAAGCAGTTGAACTGTGCAGAACTCTGGCCAATCGGTACTCAAGACAATTATATGAGATCTACAAGAACAAAGAGtgtccttttttttcttga
- the LOC107460624 gene encoding uncharacterized protein LOC107460624 isoform X2, whose protein sequence is MEIGTKKMKVDKEMLNLNDVVSIVSKNCRCNELEERSKKAEGRCAELEFELQRKHSQCEALEAKLKALGADKFAAEEELKVLTVSSEKHKEEKQISYEKERGEATIDSLTDDNEVVQLMIENKVLECEKKRAESEAEVWKDNYKKMELRAIQLELGRGHERNEKQEASNWTTATVGSHQGPISNSRFHPARQARKQLKFLNEESPCKRMAPSTPLGAKPASVCVIDITDSDDEPNIIQTSPVLTQGGGNISVPTCFVAEIEKMSNIDGGNNEKDLSAGEDVPFVATLKRKRTCNVVTSESEHDDANDCDDDDDDDDDDMPISKLKRMHIPKAGSEQVKCDINSSATTTTFAYNKTIGTATPRRRLVPLRKCAREQECKKSSNRSKKAKHRESIATNSCESEEDLSDSEDEGLSDFIVDDSDVSNCDDASSKSHTVSNDDGDSDTSNSQDVPDDDSCSDSQEETDRKVDFGMILSQIQRRKDHKSKWEYEADMLAAFGKDPELCMKAVCALYLQQTSEEQMSRGSMYSNQRGFSKFDAHR, encoded by the exons ATGGAGATAGGTACAAAGAAGATGAAAGTCGATAAAGAAATGCTAAACCTCAATGACGTGGTCAGCATTGTGTCAAAAAATTGTCGGTGTAACGAATTGGAAGAGAGAAGCAAGAAAGCTGAAGGGAGGTGTGCTGAGTTAGAATTTGAGCTTCAAAGGAAACATAGTCAATGTGAAGCACTCGAAGCTAAACTTAAGGCACTGGGAGCAGATAAATTTGCTGCTGAAGAGGAGTTGAAGGTTTTGACGGTTTCTAGTGAGAAGCACAAAGAGGAAAAACAAATTAGctatgaaaaagagagaggggaAGCAACAATTGACAGCTTGACAGATGATAATGAGGTTGTTCAGCTAATGATTGAAAATAAGGTTTTGGAATGTGAGAAGAAAAGGGCCGAGAGTGAGGCTGAGGTATGGAAAGATAATTACAAGAAAATGGAATTACGGGCCATACAATTGGAGCTAGGAAGGGGCCATGAAAGAAACGAGAAACAGGAAGCAAGCAACTGGACTACTGCTACAGTTGGTTCACATCAAGGACCAATCTCAAATTCTAGATTTCATCCGGCAAGACAAGCCAGAAAACAGTTGAAATTTCTAAATGAAGAGAGTCCCTGCAAAAGGATGGCTCCATCCACGCCTCTTGGTGCAAAACCTGCTTCAGTATGTGTAATTGATATCACTGACAGTGATGATGAACCTAATATTATCCAAACCTCACCTGTACTAACTCAGGGTGGTGGAAATATTTCTGTTCCAACATGTTTTGTAGCCGAAATTGAAAAGATGTCTAACATTGATGGTGGAaacaatgaaaaagatttgagtgCTGGTGAAGATGTTCCTTTTGTTGCCACCCTTAAGAGGAAACGAACTTGTAATGTTGTCACAAGTGAGTCTGAACATGATGATGCCAACGattgtgatgatgatgatgatgatgatgatgatgatatgcCGATTAGTAAGCTTAAGAGGATGCATATTCCGAAAGCAGGATCAGAGCAAGTTAAATGTGACATTAATAGTTCGGCGACAACTACTACTTTTGCATATAACAAGACTATAGGCACTGCAACACCTCGACGGCGCCTAGTGCCTCTTAGAAAATGTGCAAGAGAACAAGAGTGTAAAAAGTCTTCAAATAGATCTAAAAAGGCCAAACATCGAGAAAGTATCGCAACAAATTCTTGCGAATCAGAGGAAGATTTGTCAGACTCTGAAGATGAAGGCTTGAGTGATTTTATTGTTGATGATTCCGATGTATCTAATTGTGATGATGCATCAAGCAAGTCGCACACTGTATCTAACGATGATGGAGACTCTGATACCAGTAACTCACAAGATGTACCTGATGATGACTCATGCTCTGATTCCCAGGAAGAAACTGATAGGAAAGTGGACTTTGGGATGATACTATCACAAATTCAGAGGAGGAAAGACCACAAATCGAAGTGGGAGTATGAAGCTGACATGCTTGCAGCATTTGGAAAGGATCCTGAACTGTGTATGAAGGCTGTCTGTGCTCTTTATCTACAACAAACATCTGAGGAACAGATGAGCAGGGGATCAATGTATTCCAACCAGCGGGGATTCAGCAAGTTTGATGCTCACAG GTAA